Genomic DNA from Salinibacterium sp. NK8237:
CATGGAAGAAGAAGAGCGCGAGCGCTTGCTCCGCACTTGGAAGAAGGCCGTAACGAAGACCTTCGATTGGGTTGACGAAGACGTCGAATAGTCTTCCCACACTCCACACAAGGCCGGTGTGACGCGCGAGAGCGCATCACACCGGCCTTTTTGGCATGTGGCTTAGGGGTGAGTTCGACACCTCTGGAGAGCACCGGGAGAGCGTCAGACTAAACGAGCGAGTCTCGCCAGGCCGCGTGCAGTTGCGCGAACTTGCCGGAGCCCGAAATGAGTTCCTGCGGGGTGCCATCTTCGATGACGCGACCGTGTTCCATCACGAGCACGCGGTCAGCAATCGCGACCGTTGAGAGCCGGTGCGCGATGATGACGGCAGTGCGGTCGGAGAGCAGCGTCTGAAGGCCGGCCTGCACGAGGCGTTCGCTCGGGATATCGAGCGACGCGGTTGCCTCATCCAGAATCAGCACGACAGGGTCGGCGATGAACGCGCGCGCGAACGAGAGGAGTTGTCGCTGCCCGGCACTCACTCGACCACCACGCTTGTTCACGTCGGTGTCATAGCCGTTGGGCAGCGCCTCGATGAACTCGTGTGCGCCTACCGCCTTCGCGGCCTTCACGATCTCCTCGCGGGTCGCGTCGGGCTTACCGAGCGCAATGTTGTCGGCAACGTTGCCCGAGAACAGGTAGGCCTCTTGCGTGACCATCACGATTGCACGGCGAAGATCTTTCGGATGCAGCTTGCGCAGGTCGACACCGTCAAGCGAGACGGTGCCCTGGCTGGGGTCATAGAAGCGCGAAATGAGTTTCGCGAGCGTCGACTTTCCGGCACCCGTCGTTCCCACCATCGCGACCGTCTGACCCGCTGGCAGCTCAAGGTCGAACTTCGGCAGGATCACCTTGTCGGCGTTGTAAGCAAATTCCACACCGTCGAACTTCACCGTTCCCTTGGCCTTGCGCAGGTCAATCGGAGTCGTGGGGTCAGCAACGGTCGGGCGCTCTTCGAGCACTCCCGAAATCTTTTCCAAAGCGGCAGCAGCGGACTGGTACGAGTTGTAGAACATCGCCATCTCTTGCGCAGGCGCAAAGAACTGACGGGCATACAGCAGCGCGCCAAGCAGGGCACCGATCGCAAGGTCGCCGGTGGAAACCCGCAACCCACCCACGAGCAGGATCATCGCGAGAGCAACGTTTCCGATGAGAACCAGACCCGGGTCAAAGATTCCGAACAATTGGATGACGCGGGCGTTGGCATCCCGATAGTTCTCAACGAGACCGCCGAACTGTTCGCGGTTGCGCTCTTCTTTGCGGAACGCCTTCACCGCGCGGATGCCGGTCATGGTCTCCACGAAGTGAACGATCAGCTTGGCAGAGGCCGTGCGGGTTTCGCGGAAGTGCAATTGCGAGCGCACCTGGAACCAGCGCGTGAGGAACCCCAGGGGCACAAGCGCGCAGAACAGAATGACGCCGCTCACCCAGTCGAGTGAGAACATCGCGATCGCGATGAACCCCATGTAGAGCGCACCCTGCACGAGCTGATTGATTCCCGAGTCGAGTAGTTCACGAATCGCATCGAGGTCGCTGGTCTGGCGCGCGATGATGCGCCCCGAAGTGTAGCTCTCGTGGAATTCAAGGCTCAGCCGTTGCGTGTGCAAGAAGACGCGCTTGCGCAGGTCGAACAGGATCGCTTGACTCACGCGAGCGCTCAGCACGGTGTACCAGGCGATCATTGACGCGCCAACGATGCCCGTGAAGAGGTACGCGCTAACGACGAGCACGAGCGGCAACGTTTCGCCGTCGATGAGGGCGGGCAACGCGTTGTCGATGCCGTAGGCGATCAGCGCGGGGCCGGCCACTTGCGCGGCCGTGCTCACGACGACGACAGCCATCGTGAGAATCACGCGAAGGCGCACGGGCGCGATCAACGATCCGAGCAGGCGCAGTGAACGCTGCCGAATTTGACGACTCTCGTCCTTGGTGTAGTCGTTGCGTTCTTCGCCGGAGGTTCCCATCACGCTCATGAACTGACCTCCTGCTCTTCCTCTTCAAGACTGGATATGACGTAACGGTAGTGACTACTGGTCGCCAGCAGGTCGGAGTGCTTTCCGACCGCGGTGATCTTGCCATCTTCGAGAAGAGCAACGCGGTCAGCGAGCATCACGGTCGATGGACGGTGAGCGACGATAAGCGCGGTCGTGGAGCTCAGCACTTTGCGCAGCGCTGCCTCGACGAGCGCTTCGGTGTCGACGTCGAGCGCCGACAGCGGATCATCGAGCACGAGCACCGCGGGCTGTGCAGCAACGGCGCGGGCGAGCGCGAGGCGCTGCCGTTGACCGCCCGACAGGCTCAGGCCCTCTTCACCGACCAGGGTGTCGAGGCCCTTGGGCAGGTCGTAGACGAAGTCGGCTTGTGCGATGCTCAAGGCTTCGCGCAGTTGTTCTTCGGTGGAATCCGGGCGCCCCATGAGCACGTTCTCGCGCACGCTCGATGAGAACAGCGTGGCATCCTCAAACGCCATCGCAAGGTGACGCCGCAGCTCAATCAGAGTGAGGTTGCGAATGTCGACACCATCGATGCTGATCGATCCTTCCGTCACGTCATAGAGACGTGTCGTGAGGGCCGTGATCGTCGACTTTCCCGAACCAGTCAGGCCGACGAGCGCCATGGTCTCCCCCGGCTCAATACTGAGATCCATGCCGTTGACGAGGTCGGGAACATTCGCGGGTGAATCCGGGTAGCGGTAGTGCACGTTCGTGAATTGAAGGCGACCCTGGCTATCCGTGATCGTTTCGGGGTGCTCGGGGTCAGTGATCGGGTTTGCCGAGTCCATCACTTCAAAGAAACGGTCGGCGGCGGTGCGCGCGTCGAACGTCATCGAGAGCAGGAAGCCGATCGATTCCACGGGGAACCGCAAGACAGTGGCCGTGGCAAAGAAGGCAACGAGGTCTCCAGCAGAGATGTTTCCTTGAACGACAAGCCACACACCGCCAAGAAGTCCGAGCGCGAACATGACGTCGGGCACCAGCAGCAGCCAGAGCCAGATGCCGGCGATAGCGCGGGCCTTCTCAATCTCGGTGCCACGCAAACTTTCGGCCTGAGCCGAGAAGCCGACGAGCGCATGCTTTCCTCGCCCGAATGCTTTCAGAACACGGATGCCGTGAACTGATTCTTCGACGGCGGTCGCGAGGTCACCGGTCTGGTCTTGGCTGCGGCGGGCCACGATCGAGTACTTCTTTTCGAAGACGTACCCGTAGATCCACAGCGGGATGGACGTGACGATAAAGATCACGCCGAGCACCCACGAGATGTTCACGAGGAACAGCAGCCCCACGATGATTGTGAGCACGTTGACCACGAGCAAGACGAGGCCGAACGACAACCACCGACGGATGAGGTTGAGGTCGCTGACGGCACGCGACAGCAGCTGGCCACTCGGCCAGCGGTCGTGGAAGCTCACGGGCAGGTGCTGCAAGGTCATGTAGAGGGTGTTGCGCATGCGCGCTTCAACATGGGTTCCCGGCGTGAGCACGAAGTAGCGACGAAGCGCGATCATGATCGCCTCGACAATGCCGAGCCCGAGGACGATGAAGAAGGCGGGCCAAATCTGGCTCGAGTCGCCCGACTGCAACGGCCCATCCACAAGCGAGCGCAACACTTGCGGGATGAGCAGCGCAACAATTCCGGCTGCGAGCGCTGCCGCCATACCGAGGTAGATGAACGGCATGGCCGATTGTGCGTACGGGTAAAGCCGGCGGATCGCCGTAAAAGTGCCAACCGCTTTCACGCGTTCTGGCTGGTCAGACTGTGGTGACACCATGGATCCTTGACGAGAGGGATCCCTGCGTTCAGGGA
This window encodes:
- a CDS encoding ABC transporter ATP-binding protein, which gives rise to MSVMGTSGEERNDYTKDESRQIRQRSLRLLGSLIAPVRLRVILTMAVVVVSTAAQVAGPALIAYGIDNALPALIDGETLPLVLVVSAYLFTGIVGASMIAWYTVLSARVSQAILFDLRKRVFLHTQRLSLEFHESYTSGRIIARQTSDLDAIRELLDSGINQLVQGALYMGFIAIAMFSLDWVSGVILFCALVPLGFLTRWFQVRSQLHFRETRTASAKLIVHFVETMTGIRAVKAFRKEERNREQFGGLVENYRDANARVIQLFGIFDPGLVLIGNVALAMILLVGGLRVSTGDLAIGALLGALLYARQFFAPAQEMAMFYNSYQSAAAALEKISGVLEERPTVADPTTPIDLRKAKGTVKFDGVEFAYNADKVILPKFDLELPAGQTVAMVGTTGAGKSTLAKLISRFYDPSQGTVSLDGVDLRKLHPKDLRRAIVMVTQEAYLFSGNVADNIALGKPDATREEIVKAAKAVGAHEFIEALPNGYDTDVNKRGGRVSAGQRQLLSFARAFIADPVVLILDEATASLDIPSERLVQAGLQTLLSDRTAVIIAHRLSTVAIADRVLVMEHGRVIEDGTPQELISGSGKFAQLHAAWRDSLV
- a CDS encoding ABC transporter ATP-binding protein — its product is MVSPQSDQPERVKAVGTFTAIRRLYPYAQSAMPFIYLGMAAALAAGIVALLIPQVLRSLVDGPLQSGDSSQIWPAFFIVLGLGIVEAIMIALRRYFVLTPGTHVEARMRNTLYMTLQHLPVSFHDRWPSGQLLSRAVSDLNLIRRWLSFGLVLLVVNVLTIIVGLLFLVNISWVLGVIFIVTSIPLWIYGYVFEKKYSIVARRSQDQTGDLATAVEESVHGIRVLKAFGRGKHALVGFSAQAESLRGTEIEKARAIAGIWLWLLLVPDVMFALGLLGGVWLVVQGNISAGDLVAFFATATVLRFPVESIGFLLSMTFDARTAADRFFEVMDSANPITDPEHPETITDSQGRLQFTNVHYRYPDSPANVPDLVNGMDLSIEPGETMALVGLTGSGKSTITALTTRLYDVTEGSISIDGVDIRNLTLIELRRHLAMAFEDATLFSSSVRENVLMGRPDSTEEQLREALSIAQADFVYDLPKGLDTLVGEEGLSLSGGQRQRLALARAVAAQPAVLVLDDPLSALDVDTEALVEAALRKVLSSTTALIVAHRPSTVMLADRVALLEDGKITAVGKHSDLLATSSHYRYVISSLEEEEQEVSS